One genomic region from Salvia hispanica cultivar TCC Black 2014 chromosome 2, UniMelb_Shisp_WGS_1.0, whole genome shotgun sequence encodes:
- the LOC125206498 gene encoding natterin-1-like: MFSKVELNKLWPSKMDENSIALRSTANNNFCRIRYIPALPYYLSADVPIITKEAIIKVEEPVLGRKIYNVVYQMEYARIFNEAPYLAGSATLINDKDDMASMQALVSYTDERSYTFSRSLSLSAGVSTTIEAGVPFIEKASITVSYGISGTFQWEETTTTTKMVQASATVPVPGRTSVTLDYVGTRGTCNIPYYYTQEEKSSADAQISYADLVDGIYTGVNYYNFNFHVRDTKSL; this comes from the coding sequence ATGTTCTCGAAAGTCGAGCTGAACAAACTCTGGCCTTCCAAAATGGACGAAAATTCAATCGCTCTCCGCAGTACAGCCAACAATAACTTCTGCCGCATACGATATATTCCTGCTCTCCCTTACTATCTTAGCGCAGACGTCCCGATTATAACCAAGGAAGCCATAATCAAAGTGGAAGAGCCCGTGCTGGGACGGAAGATCTACAATGTGGTGTATCAGATGGAGTATGCTCGGATTTTCAACGAGGCGCCTTATTTGGCAGGCTCGGCCACGCTTATTAATGACAAAGATGACATGGCTTCGATGCAAGCATTGGTTTCGTATACAGACGAGAGATCATACACTTTTAGCCGGAGCCTGTCGCTGAGTGCGGGGGTCAGCACCACCATCGAAGCGGGCGTGCCCTTCATTGAGAAGGCGTCGATTACGGTGAGTTATGGGATAAGTGGGACATTCCAGTGGGAGGAAACGACAACAACGACGAAGATGGTTCAAGCGAGTGCTACGGTTCCTGTGCCGGGGAGGACTAGTGTGACGCTTGATTATGTGGGAACGAGAGGGACTTGCAATATTCCTTATTATTACACTCAGGAGGAGAAGAGTTCTGCTGATGCCCAGATTTCTTATGCTGATTTGGTTGATGGTATTTACACTGGCGTCAATTATTACAACTTCAACTTTCATGTTAGAGATACCAAGTCACTTTGA
- the LOC125203194 gene encoding uncharacterized protein LOC125203194 → MATISLPRLIVIKSKAYTEKGHAYFKADGASVLVGEEDIFSTLVKIEVERSTTNTKYVNLKFGYFNRYWRHKENDKFIIAESDQPQEDVTQPSCTLFEPVKVDNAGVFYLRHVQSGGRVSLDGSIMAFYVNENSSDDDKSYLTFVDWNTLVKLPAKVAFKGDNGKYFSTYAIPLFELDDPNDDKAIYTVEMQPDGYVRITAPRRGL, encoded by the exons ATGGCAACAATCTCGCTTCCAAGGCTCATCGTGATCAAATCCAAAGCTTACACCGAAAAAGGCCATGCTTACTTCAAGGCCGACGGCGCTTCCGTACTTGTCGGTGAAGAGGACATATTCAGCACGCTCGTCAAGATTGAAGTCGAGCGTTCTACCACCAACACCAAATATGTCAACCTCAAATTCGGTTATTTCAACAGGTACTGGCGGCACAAAGAAAACGACAAATTCATCATTGCTGAGTCTGACCAGCCACAAGAGGACGTCACACAGCCCTCCTGCACCTTGTTCGAGCCCGTCAAGGTTGACAATGCCGGCGTCTTCTACTTGAGGCACGTCCAGAGCGGGGGCCGCGTGTCACTGGACGGGTCCATCATGGCCTTTTACGTGAACGAAAATTCCAGTGATGATGACAAAAGTTACCTAACTTTCGTCGACTGGAATACATTAGTTAAATTGCCGGCAAAG GTGGCCTTCAAGGGGGATAACGGCAAGTATTTCTCAACATACGCGATACCGCTGTTTGAACTCGATGATCCCAACGACGACAAAGCGATCTACACAGTGGAGATGCAGCCGGATGGATACGTCCGAATTACAGCCCCCCGACGTGGCCTATGA
- the LOC125204713 gene encoding uncharacterized protein LOC125204713 — MGFMLPRFIAIRPTYYPLAGHFYYDDKASVVNLGERSVFSTLVKIEVERATSNTNYVHLRFSHSNRYWSMRVGGNGIDAVSKKPEENTKNPSCTLFQPVHRFGAAEGMFDLIYVPTGHRVLVDARNWGIVIAGNTLDLFGNFSYVDWSTLVKLPPHVTFKGDNGRYLTGVAQDGYNYLQYSSSDIDPSCGHRVSLMPDGHVRITSDHWGGKFWRRSPNWIWADSDASSIDNPDTHFWPVKLAGDNTIALRNAGNNRYCSRLSQDRKTNMLNAAWIDIHDVGKMEVQELVSERNVYNVKFRMEDARIYDEEPYNAGSSQLDNNRDEGADMSVSVTYQDAKSYTFGRSLSLTAGVETSFSTGVPFIVEGNIKVSFKIDTALKWDETTTTSTSVTATGSVHIPAKSSAIIEYVGTQGTCDVPYSYTQQDRSSTDGTISYTEQDDGIYKGVSCYNFHFVTKSVKALV, encoded by the exons ATGGGCTTCATGCTTCCGAGGTTCATCGCCATTAGACCAACTTATTATCCTCTTGCAGGGCATTTCTACTACGACGATAAAGCAAGTGTGGTAAATCTTGGGGAGAGGAGTGTGTTCAGCACACTGGTGAAGATTGAAGTGGAAAGAGCAACAAGCAACACCAACTACGTTCACCTCCGCTTCAGTCATTCCAACAGGTATTGGTCGATGAGAGTGGGTGGCAACGGCATCGATGCTGTATCGAAGAAGCCCGAGGAAAACACAAAGAATCCTTCATGCACGCTGTTCCAACCGGTTCATAGGTTTGGTGCGGCAGAAGGAATGTTTGACTTGATTTACGTTCCGACTGGTCACCGTGTGTTGGTAGATGCGCGAAACTGGGGCATTGTCATCGCCGGAAATACCCTAGATTTGTTCGGTAATTTTAGTTATGTGGATTGGAGTACATTGGTCAAACTGCCTCCCCACGTCACTTTCAAAGGGGATAACGGAAG GTACCTTACAGGAGTGGCCCAAGATGGGTACAACTACCTGCAGTACTCATCCAGTGATATTGATCCGTCGTGCGGCCATCGCGTGTCGTTGATGCCAGACGGACATGTCCGGATAACGTCGGATCACTGGGGGGGCAAGTTCTGGAGGCGCAGTCCTAACTGGATATGGGCCGATTCGGACGCGTCTTCCATCGACAACCCCGATACTCACTTCTGGCCGGTGAAACTAGCCGGCGACAACACCATTGCACTCCGCAACGCCGGCAACAACCGTTACTGCTCACGTCTTTCCCAAGACCGGAAGACCAACATGTTAAATGCGGCCTGGATCGACATCCACGATGTAGGAAAAATGGAGGTGCAAGAGCTTGTGTCGGAAAGAAACGTGTACAACGTGAAATTTCGGATGGAGGACGCCAGAATATACGACGAGGAGCCTTACAATGCAGGCTCATCCCAGCTTGATAACAACAGAGACGAGGGGGCTGATATGTCTGTTTCGGTTACGTATCAAGACGCGAAATCTTACACTTTTGGTCGGAGCTTATCTTTAACTGCAGGGGTGGAAACCAGCTTTAGCACTGGCGTTCCATTCATTGTGGAAGGAAATATCAAGGTCTCATTCAAGATAGACACCGCTCTCAAGTGGGACGAAACCACAACTACTAGCACATCAGTTACTGCTACCGGTTCCGTTCATATCCCTGCAAAGAGTAGTGCTATCATTGAGTATGTCGGGACACAGGGCACTTGCGATGTTCCTTATTCTTACACGCAGCAAGACAGAAGCTCCACCGATGGCACCATTTCTTACACGGAGCAGGATGATGGTATTTACAAAGGCGTCAGTTGTTACAACTTCCACTTTGTTACCAAATCCGTTAAAGCCCTTGTCTGA
- the LOC125206499 gene encoding putative late blight resistance protein homolog R1B-16 → MAAYAALLSLMRLIDDIENHHSPPISLDKHQIQSLTENVTFLQQFLQAYRSPVSDSDEADPLEMRIADAAYAAEDVIESHIVDKIQHNRPEATKLRRFFNWFRGSKDPRNVSSKHDDIDDEPAKLYEDVQNVIDEMDRIKAVAMETNTEKVVVLHDQPCRLVSSSTKKQSGGMMVFSDHVLHGIMEKLMSNESGRQVIPITGMGGIGKTALAQTVYSQKAINEHFDICAWATISEQYNKREILCELVSQATMKDKKQLSEKSAAELGLELHKYLFGRRFLIVMDDMWKIESWDEIQRFFPNNENHSRIMVTTRQSQLTPQLNNHYSHSMEFLDEASSWNLLSKTVFEEEPFPLDLQKVGKEIAHSCRGLPLSIVVVGGILKNMERTKKCWESIRNNLTSVVNLKNDQHCLRLLKMSYDHLPVYLKPCFLYMGVFEEDEEILISKLIKLWVSEGFLKPIDGNSLGTIGKGFIKDLIDRNLILVDKLGSTGNIKQVKVHDLVRDLCVNQSKKEGFYHVVGEPSPGGIKIHRRIVVRRKTSKKKVVNDLKYMLHARSIICEHGKVPRCRNFRLLRTIQVGRSRGFQYVNLRHLAHMGSSFSYSNQLWNLQTLIVPWTPIFAFTEFWEMPQLRHIQMRFVLLPDPSSDSFVMENLVVLKGALNLKWDEEVVKRFPNIKKLDICYSGRQGMGCDDDYYLSNIKCLCKLESLGIWCRRDFRGNASLFKLTFPQTLKSLTLGINFAFEWETMMEKIGSLPLLEKFELHLGGFGTGKWEIFEGQFPCLKYLELDTCHGLKNWTGTADASSIFPRLQKLCLTRLEELENIPSEIGYIPTLQNITIWYCGDSVVKSAKEIVEEQMDLQGDDIPFHVKVTLPYEFSKNKGMNEAMRSLTGPNFEVV, encoded by the coding sequence ATGGCAGCTTATGCAGCTTTGCTCTCTCTAATGCGTCTCATAGATGACATCGAGAACCATCACTCCCCACCCATCTCTCTTGacaaacaccaaattcaaTCTCTCACTGAAAATGTTACCTTCCTGCAACAATTTCTCCAAGCTTACAGGTCTCCTGTTTCTGATAGCGATGAAGCAGATCCACTGGAGATGCGTATTGCTGATGCAGCTTATGCGGCCGAGGATGTTATCGAATCTCATATTGTTGACAAGATTCAGCACAATAGACCCGAAGCAACCAAACTCAGACGCTTCTTCAATTGGTTTCGAGGTTCAAAGGATCCGAGAAATGTCTCATCAAAACATGATGATATTGATGATGAACCGGCCAAGTTGTATGAAGATGTACAAAATGTGATAGATGAAATGGATCGGATCAAGGCAGTGGCGATGGAGACCAATACAGAGAAGGTTGTGGTGCTCCATGATCAACCGTGTAGATTGGTCTCTTCTTCCACTAAGAAGCAGAGTGGTGGCATGATGGTGTTCTCTGATCATGTCTTGCATGGAATCATGGAAAAGCTCATGTCTAACGAATCCGGTCGCCAAGTCATCCCCATAACAGGCATGGGTGGGATAGGTAAGACCGCTCTTGCTCAAACTGTTTATTCACAAAAAGCAATTAATGAgcattttgatatttgtgcTTGGGCAACTATTTCCGAACAATACAACAAGAGAGAAATTCTGTGTGAACTTGTTTCTCAAGCCACTATGAAAGACAAGAAACAACTAAGTGAAAAGAGTGCAGCCGAATTAGGATTAGAGCTCCACAAATATTTGTTTGGTAGAAGGTTTCTAATTGTAATGGATGATATGTGGAAGATTGAGTCTTGGGACGAGATTCAACGTTTCTTTCCTAACAATGAGAATCACAGTCGAATAATGGTGACAACTAGGCAATCACAACTGACTCCTCAGTTAAACAATCACTATAGCCATTCAATGGAGTTTCTTGATGAGGCTAGTAGTTGGAACCTATTATCCAAAACTGTGTTTGAAGAGGAACCCTTTCCTCTTGATTTGCAGAAAGTTGGAAAGGAAATTGCACACAGTTGTAGAGGACTTCCTTTGTCAATTGTTGTGGTGGGgggtattttaaaaaatatggagCGCACAAAAAAATGTTGGGAATCAATAAGAAACAACCTAACTTCAGtagtaaatttaaagaatgaTCAACATTGCTTGagattattaaaaatgagCTATGATCATTTGCCTGTCTACTTAAAGCCTTGTTTCTTATACATGGGAGTGTTTGAGGAAGACGAAGAAATTCTCATCTCAAAGCTTATCAAGTTATGGGTCAGCGAAGGATTTCTTAAACCAATAGATGGCAATAGTTTGGGAACAATTGGGAAAGGGTTCATAAAGGACTTAATTGATAGAAATCTCATTCTAGTTGACAAGTTGGGGTCTACTGGAAATATAAAACAAgtcaaagttcatgatttggTAAGAGACCTATGCGTGAACCAGAGCAAGAAGGAAGGTTTTTATCATGTTGTAGGAGAACCTAGTCCTGGAGGCATAAAGATCCATCGCCGCATTGTCGTACGCAGGAAAACTTCAAAGAAGAAAGTCGTCAATGACTTGAAGTATATGTTACATGCTCGTTCCATTATTTGCGAACATGGCAAAGTTCCACGGTGCCGGAATTTTAGATTGTTGAGGACAATACAAGTAGGCAGATCTCGTGGGTTTCAGTATGTTAACTTGCGGCACCTTGCTCACATGGGCTCGAGTTTTTCTTATTCCAATCAGCTTTGGAATTTGCAAACGCTGATCGTTCCTTGGACACCTATATTTGCTTTTACTGAGTTTTGGGAAATGCCTCAACTGAGGCATATTCAGATGAGATTTGTGCTTCTCCCAGATCCTTCGAGTGATTCTTTCGTTATGGAGAATCTCGTAGTACTTAAGGGAGCACTTAATTTGAAGTGGGATGAAGAGGTGGTTAAGAGATTTCCCAATATCAAGAAATTGGATATATGTTATTCAGGGAGACAGGGAATGGGATGTGATGATGATTATTATTTGAGCAATATTAAATGCTTGTGTAAATTAGAATCCCTCGGCATCTGGTGTAGGAGAGATTTTAGAGGGAATGCCTCTTTGTTTAAGCTCACCTTTCCCCAAACCCTCAAGAGTTTGACTCTTGGGATAAACTTTGCCTTTGAATGGGAAACGATGATGGAAAAGATTGGTTCATTGCCCCTTCTTGAGAAGTTTGAGTTGCATTTGGGAGGCTTTGGAACCGGCAAGTGGGAAATCTTCGAAGGCCAATTCCCTTGcctcaaatatttggaattggaTACGTGTCATGGCCTGAAAAATTGGACTGGGACTGCAGATGCAAGCTCCATCTTTCCACGTCTTCAGAAGCTTTGTTTAACTCGATTGGAAGAGTTGGAGAATATTCCATCTGAAATTGGTTACATACCGACTCTCCAAAATATAACGATATGGTATTGCGGTGATTCAGTGGTGAAATCTGCGAAAGAGATTGTAGAGGAACAAATGGATTTACAAGGTGACGATATTCCCTTTCATGTTAAGGTTACACTACCCTATGAGTTTAGTAAAAACAAAGGGATGAACGAAGCAATGCGGAGCTTGACAGGTCCTAACTTTGAAGTTGTCTAG